The genomic region TCGTGAGCTTCGTGGTGCTGTGGGGCAGCATCAACGCGGTGTACGCCAACTGGATTCCGGCGTTCCTCGCAGTCGGCTTCGGCTTCGGCCTCCTGCAGACCGACCGGTTCGACTTCGAGGTCGGGGACAGCGCGCTGGTTCGCGTCGTCAAAAGAGCGTTCTGAGCGGGACCGTCGCCGCACAAGGGTGGTTCAGTCGGACCCGACCCGCTCGGGGTCGGTGGTCTCGGCTGCCGTCCGGCGGGCCTCGAACGCGAGGCTCCCGACCAGCACAAGAATCATCGAGAACGCGATGAGTGAGAGGTTCGGGATGGTCAGCACCCCGAAGAACTGGTACTGGATCGTTGCACAGAACGACGAGCACATCAGCGAGTCGCCCGCGACCTGGGCGTAGGAGTGGTACGCCGCGATGAGCCAGCCGATGGCCGCGACGGGCAGGACGGTCCGGTAGACTGCGACGCGGTTCTCGACGGCGGCCACGCCGAGGACGATGACCAGCGGGTACATGAAGATACGCTGGAACCAGCAGAGTTCACAGGGGAACAACCCCATGCCGTGTCTGAAATAGAGGCTCCCGGCCGTCGCGACCGCCGCGACGAGGGTAGCTGCAACGAGGACGTGGCGCTGCATACGAGACGTGTTCATCACGTCTAGTTTGCGAGCATCTCGGATAGCCCTTCTATCAGGGCCGTGAGGAGAGGGTCGTGATGCAACCTACTCTGTCAGCCCGTCGTAGTCGCGGTGTTGCCAGCAGAACTCCTGCTCGCTGGTAATCGTCCGTTGACACGGCGTCCCGTCGTCGCATTCCACACCACAGCGATGAACTGTGGTCTCCTCGCTCTCAGACATCAGAGACGGATAGTGGCTGAAACGTAAGAAACCCTATTTTTACTCAAATACTCACAACAGTCTGGACAGGCGAGACTCACGTCTCCGCCTCCACCGGCTCGCCCGCCGTACTCGTCCCCTGTGCCGCCTCGTGCGCCTCGACGAACCGCTCGGTTCCCTTCTTCACCAGGAACGGAAATCGCTGTGCCGCCGCCAGCCCGATTCTGGTGACCCAGTCGGTGAAGATGGTCGGCTTCCGCGACTCTATCTGCCGGGCCAGCTTCCGCCCCACGTCGGCGGGGTCACTCATCTGCGAGGCGGGATAGTCGAGTTCCTTCGCCTGCCTGGTCGCAGCCAGCGTCGGATGCATCACGGTCACCGTGACGTTCGTGTTCTGGAGTTCGAGCCGCAACGACTTCGTGAACGCCTCGATGGCACCCTTGGT from Haloarchaeobius sp. HME9146 harbors:
- a CDS encoding disulfide bond formation protein B, with the protein product MNTSRMQRHVLVAATLVAAVATAGSLYFRHGMGLFPCELCWFQRIFMYPLVIVLGVAAVENRVAVYRTVLPVAAIGWLIAAYHSYAQVAGDSLMCSSFCATIQYQFFGVLTIPNLSLIAFSMILVLVGSLAFEARRTAAETTDPERVGSD